In Salisediminibacterium beveridgei, one DNA window encodes the following:
- a CDS encoding HAD family hydrolase, whose amino-acid sequence MKQDKAFYNERMMAMVKAVALDMDGTLLDENHHVSEEVTELLKRWQSLGIRVFLATGRTALEAADVLPEGFTPDGIVGANGMVVMVVKGDETEGGASGRWQHALKLKEHAVDRDLVKDLLTNVQLAGIYYEIHPAEGKRFALAEDRSMLEAEVIFPEDTTVALHESKSRQEAVDTKISWVDELPDVPVVKIYFFSKSKEAVSRWKQLITELGKCYSFTTSSSSEHNVEIMADGVNKATGVEALLDYYHVTPQNLLAIGDANNDLPMLKLAGHPVVMKNGSEDLRRQFEQKTRYTHNENGVYDYLLGMEMRFK is encoded by the coding sequence ATGAAACAGGATAAGGCGTTTTATAACGAAAGGATGATGGCTATGGTAAAGGCAGTCGCACTGGATATGGACGGGACATTACTGGACGAAAATCATCACGTCAGTGAGGAAGTGACAGAACTTTTGAAACGGTGGCAAAGCCTTGGCATTCGGGTATTTTTAGCGACAGGGCGCACGGCTTTGGAAGCCGCGGATGTGCTGCCGGAAGGGTTCACACCGGACGGGATCGTAGGGGCAAACGGGATGGTCGTCATGGTGGTGAAAGGGGATGAAACAGAGGGCGGAGCCAGCGGGAGATGGCAGCATGCATTAAAGTTAAAGGAGCACGCCGTAGACCGTGACCTTGTCAAAGACTTGCTCACAAACGTTCAGCTGGCAGGGATCTATTATGAGATTCATCCGGCAGAAGGAAAGCGGTTCGCCCTGGCAGAGGACCGCTCTATGCTCGAAGCTGAAGTCATCTTCCCGGAGGATACAACCGTTGCGCTTCATGAGTCGAAGTCAAGGCAAGAGGCGGTGGACACGAAGATCAGCTGGGTGGACGAATTACCGGATGTCCCTGTGGTGAAAATCTACTTCTTCAGTAAAAGTAAAGAAGCCGTTTCAAGGTGGAAACAGCTCATTACTGAATTGGGTAAATGCTACAGCTTCACCACTTCCTCTTCCTCCGAGCATAACGTGGAGATCATGGCAGATGGGGTGAATAAAGCGACGGGGGTTGAGGCATTGCTGGACTATTATCATGTCACACCGCAAAACCTGCTTGCGATCGGCGACGCCAATAATGATCTGCCCATGCTGAAACTGGCTGGTCACCCGGTCGTCATGAAGAATGGATCTGAAGATTTACGACGCCAATTTGAACAAAAAACCCGCTATACCCATAATGAAAACGGGGTGTACGATTATTTACTGGGCATGGAAATGCGGTTTAAATAA
- a CDS encoding MOSC domain-containing protein gives MSTVLAGQVKQMAHAKFKTQTWSSAICKEAVDGPVWIGALGLSGDEVADRENHGGPDKAVFAYPSVHYDFWATDLPEAAMGMGAMGENLAICGMDETQVYIGDRYQIGDALLQVAQPRQPCWKPAYRYGQKTLTGRILATGRTGWYFRVLTEGDLKAGQAVLLMERPNSTWTVAKCHDLLHAKSVNPDEVRELSQVPFLAERLKRELLKRLNQ, from the coding sequence GTGAGCACAGTGTTGGCAGGTCAAGTGAAGCAAATGGCACATGCAAAATTCAAAACGCAAACCTGGTCCAGTGCGATTTGTAAAGAAGCAGTGGATGGACCTGTCTGGATTGGCGCTCTTGGTTTGTCCGGCGATGAGGTGGCGGACAGGGAGAATCACGGGGGACCGGATAAGGCGGTTTTTGCCTATCCGTCCGTTCACTATGATTTCTGGGCGACGGATTTGCCTGAGGCGGCTATGGGCATGGGTGCCATGGGGGAGAACCTCGCGATCTGCGGTATGGATGAAACGCAAGTATACATAGGTGACAGGTACCAGATCGGCGATGCGCTCCTTCAGGTAGCTCAACCCAGACAACCTTGCTGGAAACCGGCATACCGCTATGGGCAGAAGACGTTGACGGGAAGGATTCTCGCTACGGGCCGGACGGGCTGGTATTTTCGCGTGCTTACAGAAGGTGATCTAAAAGCAGGTCAGGCAGTACTACTCATGGAGCGTCCGAATTCGACGTGGACGGTTGCGAAGTGTCATGACCTCCTTCATGCGAAGTCTGTCAATCCTGATGAGGTGCGCGAACTTTCGCAGGTCCCTTTTTTGGCAGAACGATTGAAGAGGGAGTTATTGAAGCGATTGAATCAATAG
- a CDS encoding AEC family transporter, translated as MWAIHEQFLVSLVIIAIGYVVKRTGLITKREGQTLSKLILNITLPALIIVTFAEVTFEGHLLWLALIALLYGVALLFFTRMVFKKEAQPDQGVFVISLLGFNIGLFAYPFVETIWGAEGLKHMAFFDMGNAVLIFGLAYIAAVLYAPGEKQVDVRFIVVKLLTFFPLIAYVLALMISLFEIRLPDFGLEILTTVASANAILVLLLLGIYLEFHLDRSLWTSFMKVIVIKYGAGLTVGLVLFFLLPFDDLYRATILLGLVLPTGMAVLPYAVQNKLNDSLAGGIVNLTNMVSFLLMWVIFLLLT; from the coding sequence ATGTGGGCAATTCATGAACAATTTCTCGTGTCGCTGGTGATCATCGCCATCGGGTATGTGGTGAAGCGAACGGGGCTCATTACAAAGCGGGAAGGGCAGACATTAAGTAAGCTGATTTTAAATATAACTTTGCCCGCACTGATCATTGTCACGTTTGCTGAAGTGACCTTCGAAGGGCATCTGCTCTGGCTGGCATTGATTGCTCTTTTGTATGGCGTGGCCCTTTTGTTTTTCACCCGCATGGTCTTCAAAAAAGAAGCACAGCCTGATCAGGGCGTATTCGTCATTTCCCTGCTCGGGTTTAACATCGGTCTGTTTGCTTATCCTTTCGTCGAGACGATTTGGGGCGCAGAGGGTCTGAAGCATATGGCATTTTTCGATATGGGGAATGCGGTCTTGATTTTCGGTCTGGCCTATATTGCAGCGGTTCTCTATGCGCCGGGGGAGAAGCAGGTGGATGTGCGTTTTATCGTGGTGAAACTTCTGACATTTTTCCCGCTGATTGCGTATGTTCTGGCATTGATGATCAGTCTGTTTGAGATCCGGCTGCCGGATTTCGGGTTGGAGATTCTGACTACGGTGGCCTCAGCCAATGCCATTCTTGTACTGTTACTGTTGGGGATTTATCTGGAATTTCATCTGGACCGGTCCTTGTGGACATCGTTCATGAAAGTGATCGTGATCAAATACGGGGCGGGTCTTACTGTGGGCCTGGTTCTCTTCTTTTTGCTGCCGTTTGACGATCTGTACCGGGCGACAATCCTCCTCGGACTGGTGTTGCCAACGGGGATGGCGGTACTGCCGTATGCGGTCCAGAATAAGCTGAATGACTCACTGGCCGGCGGGATTGTGAACTTGACGAACATGGTCAGCTTCTTGTTGATGTGGGTGATCTTCCTTTTACTGACGTAA
- a CDS encoding TRAP transporter large permease, whose translation MIWIMILSFFLLIILGIPIAFAMGGSALLYFLVAGIPMEMFAQRFFSNTQSFAFLAIPFFILAGNLMIHGNIAQRIIGVADAMVRQLPGGLGCVSVVTSMGMAGVSGSSVADAASTGSVLIPEMKRKGYSANFSAAINASSSVVGIIIPPSSTMIIIAWLANLSVGEMFIAGIIPGILVGLAYLGTTVLIALKRGYPSESKPTLREFAGKLRHAALALVLPIILIGAIVSGIATATEAASIAVMYALIIGLFFYRTLTLKTIIASLRETVRGTSIVMVTICASMIFTWVLISEGIPRMISDALQGLGLPGWGLLLVMILIMLLAGMIMELVPNLFLFIPIFMPIATDVIGMDPMHFAMIMLVTLALGMFTPPVGATLFISCYIAKVKIEQTTKDVLPYFGAGIAVVLIISFLPFTILWLPSLF comes from the coding sequence ATGATTTGGATCATGATTCTTAGTTTTTTCCTGTTAATCATCCTCGGGATCCCGATCGCCTTTGCCATGGGTGGCTCGGCCCTCCTTTATTTTCTCGTCGCCGGCATCCCCATGGAGATGTTCGCCCAGCGTTTTTTCTCCAATACCCAGTCGTTTGCGTTTCTGGCGATTCCGTTCTTCATCCTTGCCGGTAACCTGATGATCCACGGGAATATCGCCCAGCGCATCATCGGTGTGGCAGACGCGATGGTCCGTCAGCTTCCGGGCGGTCTCGGCTGTGTATCCGTCGTGACCAGTATGGGGATGGCCGGGGTGTCGGGCTCGTCGGTTGCCGATGCCGCCTCAACAGGCAGTGTTTTGATCCCGGAGATGAAGCGAAAAGGCTACAGTGCCAATTTCTCCGCTGCTATCAATGCGTCCAGTTCGGTGGTCGGGATCATCATTCCACCGAGTTCCACGATGATCATCATCGCATGGCTCGCGAATTTGTCTGTCGGCGAGATGTTCATTGCCGGGATCATCCCGGGCATTCTCGTCGGCCTCGCTTACCTCGGTACCACGGTTCTGATTGCGCTGAAACGGGGCTACCCGTCGGAGAGTAAACCGACACTGCGGGAATTCGCCGGGAAACTTCGGCATGCGGCACTGGCGCTCGTGCTCCCGATTATCCTGATCGGGGCCATCGTAAGCGGGATCGCCACCGCAACCGAAGCCGCATCGATTGCCGTCATGTATGCACTGATCATCGGTCTGTTTTTCTACCGGACCCTCACGTTAAAAACCATCATCGCCTCACTCCGGGAAACCGTCCGGGGCACAAGCATTGTCATGGTCACGATCTGCGCATCGATGATCTTCACCTGGGTGTTGATTTCGGAAGGCATTCCGCGGATGATTTCCGATGCGCTGCAGGGACTTGGACTTCCCGGCTGGGGGCTCCTCCTCGTTATGATTCTGATCATGCTGCTTGCCGGGATGATCATGGAGCTCGTACCGAACCTGTTCTTATTCATTCCGATCTTCATGCCGATCGCAACAGACGTCATCGGCATGGACCCGATGCACTTTGCGATGATCATGCTCGTCACTCTGGCTCTTGGCATGTTCACGCCACCAGTCGGTGCCACACTGTTCATTTCCTGCTACATCGCCAAGGTGAAAATCGAGCAGACGACGAAAGACGTACTTCCTTACTTCGGCGCCGGCATCGCCGTCGTGCTGATCATCTCCTTCCTCCCCTTCACCATCCTCTGGCTTCCGAGCCTGTTTTAA
- a CDS encoding TRAP transporter small permease: MQVTTGNKSWFDRVIDQFESISSILLTALTIVVFGEVFSRYVFQLPLVFSNELTLILFPWMIFLGAVAVTRDDGHLAVSYFRDKMPYTVQKFLYVSSKFIMLAFSIAMTYASWIFADNVSNQLMPVLRISRMWLSLSITIAFLMISLVLIRQIVYILTDRMKVPTEEDLVDDLDHDS; the protein is encoded by the coding sequence ATGCAAGTGACTACCGGAAACAAAAGCTGGTTTGACAGGGTGATTGACCAGTTTGAATCCATTTCATCCATCCTGTTGACTGCCTTGACGATCGTCGTTTTCGGCGAAGTCTTCAGCCGTTATGTGTTTCAGCTCCCTCTCGTTTTCTCCAACGAGCTGACGCTGATATTGTTCCCCTGGATGATCTTCCTCGGTGCCGTCGCTGTCACAAGAGACGACGGGCACCTGGCGGTTTCATATTTCAGGGATAAAATGCCCTATACCGTGCAGAAATTTTTATATGTATCGTCCAAATTCATCATGCTCGCATTTTCCATTGCCATGACGTATGCCAGCTGGATCTTTGCAGACAATGTTTCCAATCAGTTAATGCCGGTGCTTCGCATTTCCAGGATGTGGCTGTCTTTATCCATTACTATTGCATTTTTGATGATCAGCCTCGTCCTTATCAGACAGATTGTTTATATTTTGACGGATCGGATGAAGGTCCCGACAGAGGAGGATTTAGTTGATGATTTGGATCATGATTCTTAG
- a CDS encoding TRAP transporter substrate-binding protein, giving the protein MKKSALTLVMAASISFAACGVESGQTDNANAGNDGENNANDMNNDVSDTNDDENNEAETAEVEHEWQLGWNSGLDGDSKGEAAKAFAEYVEAESNGRIEIEFFPNETYATSPEMIDAVQVGALDMALPGANELAGLIPEYAALSLPFLTEGFEEAHAVLDGPVGDDLKALGRDAGFETLNDVEIGFAQITNDVRPIEVPEDIEGLSIRSPNDVSLIETFNALGASVSTMAYTELYSGLSQGVIDGQFNPMLSIYDQNMHEVQDYLAVTNHTYYYSYFIMNADLFDTLDEELQDIVREGSVHARDAARDFIGGEEEAALERAEDEFEVVTYPDLEPFQEVVLPVYDEVADVMGEEIIQSMQDFLDDYRGE; this is encoded by the coding sequence ATGAAGAAATCAGCATTAACCCTTGTCATGGCAGCATCTATTTCGTTCGCTGCCTGTGGTGTGGAGAGTGGTCAAACCGACAATGCCAACGCAGGAAATGACGGAGAGAATAACGCCAATGACATGAACAATGACGTGAGCGACACGAACGACGACGAAAACAATGAAGCCGAAACCGCCGAAGTGGAACACGAATGGCAGCTTGGCTGGAACTCCGGACTCGACGGCGACTCCAAAGGGGAGGCAGCCAAAGCCTTTGCGGAATACGTGGAAGCGGAATCGAACGGCCGGATTGAAATTGAATTTTTCCCGAATGAAACCTACGCCACTTCGCCGGAGATGATCGATGCCGTGCAGGTCGGCGCCCTGGATATGGCACTCCCTGGAGCCAATGAACTGGCAGGGCTCATCCCGGAATACGCCGCACTGTCCCTGCCGTTTTTAACCGAAGGCTTTGAGGAAGCCCACGCTGTCCTCGACGGACCGGTTGGCGACGACCTGAAAGCACTCGGGCGCGATGCCGGGTTTGAAACGTTGAATGACGTCGAAATCGGCTTCGCGCAGATCACCAACGACGTCCGTCCGATTGAAGTACCTGAAGACATCGAAGGGCTTTCCATCCGTTCACCAAACGACGTGAGTCTCATCGAAACCTTCAACGCACTCGGGGCATCTGTTTCGACCATGGCCTATACGGAGCTTTACAGCGGTTTATCCCAGGGCGTCATCGACGGACAGTTCAACCCGATGCTCAGCATTTACGATCAGAACATGCATGAAGTACAGGATTATCTCGCGGTGACGAACCACACCTACTATTATTCCTACTTCATTATGAATGCTGACCTGTTTGATACGCTCGATGAGGAGCTTCAGGACATCGTCCGCGAAGGTTCGGTCCATGCACGCGACGCTGCACGTGACTTCATCGGAGGTGAAGAAGAAGCGGCCCTCGAACGCGCAGAAGACGAGTTTGAAGTCGTGACGTACCCGGATCTTGAACCATTCCAGGAAGTTGTCCTCCCGGTTTACGATGAGGTGGCTGATGTGATGGGGGAAGAAATCATCCAATCCATGCAGGATTTCCTCGACGACTACCGGGGCGAGTAA
- a CDS encoding Zn-dependent hydrolase, whose protein sequence is MYKRLMESYDPANDKNGVSGERIAFRLHALSQIGLGDRYSCNRVSFSKEEQQAKELVMHWMKEAGLDVRQDGVNNVIGRLKGATSETTIMSGSHLDSVPKGGQFDGPLGVISALEVAQAWKDEGFVPAKSYEVIVFTDEEGARFQSGLSGSQAMVGEWNLEKKKRLRDQEGKTFEDVLQENGLSFQTLADAKRDFSEVETFVEVHIEQGKRLEKAGLPVGVVEGIAGPSWLEVIFAGEAGHAGNTPMNDRSDALVAASQFISAVESLPPDYSHSAVATVGQLSVSPNGVNVIPGEVRLTVDIRDIHKKHRNDLRDRIRNVAKKIAERRAIDVSVDEIMSEDPVPVTEALQQKAAQAVKAVTGNPALHLPSGAGHDAMIIGRKTDIAMLFTRSQDGISHNPAEWSSLNDCVVTVHALKTLVEDLIKG, encoded by the coding sequence ATGTACAAACGATTAATGGAAAGCTATGATCCTGCCAATGACAAAAACGGCGTCAGCGGCGAACGGATCGCGTTCAGGCTTCATGCCCTGTCACAAATCGGACTCGGGGACCGGTACAGCTGTAACCGGGTCTCGTTTTCCAAAGAGGAACAGCAGGCGAAAGAACTCGTGATGCACTGGATGAAAGAGGCCGGCCTGGACGTCCGGCAGGACGGGGTGAACAACGTCATTGGCCGTTTAAAAGGGGCCACGTCTGAAACCACCATCATGTCCGGCTCGCATCTGGACAGCGTCCCCAAAGGCGGGCAATTCGATGGCCCCTTGGGCGTCATCAGCGCCCTCGAAGTCGCCCAGGCCTGGAAAGATGAAGGGTTTGTCCCCGCTAAATCCTATGAAGTCATCGTATTTACCGACGAAGAAGGCGCCCGTTTTCAAAGCGGACTTTCGGGAAGTCAGGCGATGGTTGGGGAATGGAACCTCGAGAAAAAGAAGCGCCTGCGCGATCAGGAAGGCAAAACCTTTGAAGACGTGCTGCAGGAAAATGGCCTCTCCTTTCAGACCCTGGCGGATGCCAAACGGGACTTCAGCGAGGTGGAAACATTCGTTGAAGTTCATATTGAACAGGGCAAGCGTCTGGAAAAAGCCGGACTTCCTGTCGGTGTGGTAGAGGGCATCGCCGGCCCCTCCTGGCTCGAAGTGATTTTCGCAGGTGAGGCCGGTCACGCCGGGAACACCCCGATGAACGACCGGAGCGACGCCCTCGTAGCGGCAAGTCAGTTCATCAGTGCCGTCGAGTCCCTGCCGCCGGATTACAGCCATTCCGCTGTGGCCACGGTCGGTCAATTGAGCGTGTCACCCAACGGGGTCAACGTCATCCCCGGGGAAGTCCGCCTCACCGTCGATATCCGCGACATTCATAAAAAACACCGGAACGACCTGAGGGACCGCATTCGAAACGTCGCCAAAAAAATCGCCGAACGTCGGGCGATCGACGTCAGTGTCGATGAAATCATGTCCGAAGATCCTGTACCCGTGACTGAAGCCCTCCAGCAAAAAGCTGCTCAGGCCGTCAAAGCCGTCACCGGCAACCCGGCGCTGCATCTTCCGAGCGGCGCAGGTCATGACGCGATGATCATCGGCAGAAAGACCGATATCGCCATGCTTTTTACAAGAAGCCAGGACGGCATCAGCCATAACCCGGCGGAATGGTCGTCCCTGAACGATTGCGTCGTCACTGTTCATGCCCTGAAGACACTCGTAGAAGACTTAATCAAAGGATAA
- a CDS encoding helix-turn-helix domain-containing protein, which translates to MSTEKKLLSLINAARVLTSTLDLDEVLTNLIQEVLNVIDGANASVLFLYDEKAGTLYAKAAVGFDMTHLQHARLAPGEGLSGSTFKAQKGQIFRSSDETTRQMANIPPAMKEVYGRSLGVYMVPASALSVPLFSKGKVIGVLTVDIYEKDAAFDDENLQLLETFAAQAAVAIDNATMFSQNQRTNRIHEELSQAALTRGGIGEITRRLADILQLGVVAFNDFFDLLDGSHPTVIASANQFLQSRRENLRHYVSPETVSSLFGKSNDRSVEGVFFPLRSEERTVGYVMIFLEEDESIDPLDRFAIEQTSVIFTMELNRRVRDTLNDWRHSSAMLDQIIHGEWNTQVIANLEALPVFAKIPLRMIVLHLHLETTHLRFNQVLQEKEDILRLIYRRVSHHPCQSYILDDSTAITILFVIPQHLDAGNAYDELRGLFDTVAKEAGRYHQLPVMIGIGRIVHQVSQLRTGYRDAVKAVELIQKSKTDRRIVTYDELGVERLLLSTEWSELAEFVESSIGPIIHYDTKNSASLVETLTVYLENNQNMATTAKALFVHVNTVKYRLGLIKDLLGMEFIKGRHAFELQLGIYIHQYLHQQRKP; encoded by the coding sequence ATGAGTACGGAGAAAAAACTGCTCAGTCTGATCAATGCCGCGAGAGTACTGACGTCCACGCTCGATCTCGACGAGGTGTTGACCAATCTCATTCAAGAAGTGCTGAACGTCATTGACGGCGCTAACGCCAGCGTCCTGTTTCTCTATGACGAGAAAGCCGGGACCCTCTATGCCAAAGCCGCCGTCGGTTTCGACATGACCCACCTGCAGCACGCCCGCCTTGCACCCGGGGAAGGCCTGAGCGGTTCTACGTTCAAAGCGCAGAAAGGGCAGATTTTCCGATCGTCTGATGAAACAACGAGGCAGATGGCAAACATCCCTCCGGCTATGAAAGAGGTGTACGGCCGATCCCTCGGCGTCTACATGGTCCCTGCCAGCGCCCTGTCCGTCCCGTTGTTCTCGAAAGGCAAGGTCATCGGCGTCTTAACCGTGGACATATATGAAAAGGATGCGGCGTTTGATGACGAGAACCTGCAGCTTCTGGAAACCTTCGCGGCACAGGCGGCCGTTGCCATCGACAACGCCACGATGTTTTCACAAAACCAGCGCACGAACCGCATCCACGAAGAGCTGAGCCAGGCCGCTCTCACCCGCGGCGGCATCGGGGAAATCACCCGCCGGCTTGCCGATATTCTCCAGCTCGGCGTGGTCGCTTTCAATGACTTTTTTGACCTTCTCGATGGGTCGCACCCGACGGTAATCGCTTCAGCAAATCAGTTCCTTCAGTCCCGGCGGGAAAACCTTCGGCATTACGTAAGCCCCGAAACGGTCAGTTCCCTCTTCGGAAAAAGCAATGACCGCAGCGTCGAGGGCGTCTTTTTCCCGCTGCGCTCTGAAGAACGGACTGTCGGGTACGTGATGATCTTCCTCGAAGAAGACGAAAGCATTGATCCGCTGGACCGCTTTGCCATTGAACAGACGAGCGTAATCTTCACGATGGAATTGAACCGCCGGGTGCGGGACACCCTGAACGACTGGCGCCATTCCAGTGCGATGCTCGATCAAATCATTCACGGCGAATGGAACACACAAGTCATCGCAAACCTCGAAGCACTCCCGGTATTTGCAAAAATTCCGCTTCGTATGATCGTCTTGCATCTTCACCTCGAGACCACCCACCTCCGTTTCAATCAGGTGCTGCAGGAAAAAGAGGACATCCTCCGCCTCATATACCGGCGCGTCTCGCACCATCCATGTCAGTCCTATATTCTCGATGATTCAACTGCCATCACCATCCTGTTCGTCATCCCGCAGCATTTGGATGCGGGAAACGCATACGACGAACTGCGCGGGCTTTTTGATACTGTTGCCAAAGAAGCCGGGCGCTACCACCAGCTTCCGGTAATGATCGGGATCGGACGCATTGTCCATCAGGTCAGCCAGCTCCGTACAGGCTACCGTGACGCCGTGAAAGCAGTGGAATTGATCCAGAAAAGCAAAACCGATCGCCGGATCGTGACCTATGATGAACTGGGGGTGGAACGGCTGCTTTTAAGCACGGAATGGAGCGAACTTGCGGAGTTTGTAGAAAGCAGCATTGGTCCGATCATTCACTATGACACCAAAAACAGCGCCAGTCTGGTGGAGACACTGACCGTTTATCTCGAAAATAACCAGAACATGGCAACCACCGCCAAAGCACTGTTCGTCCATGTCAACACCGTGAAATACCGGCTCGGCCTGATCAAAGACCTCCTCGGGATGGAATTCATCAAAGGCCGGCACGCTTTTGAACTGCAGCTTGGCATCTACATCCACCAATACCTCCACCAGCAAAGGAAACCGTGA